The genome window TGCCTCAACACTgatgcctcagtttccctatCTCAAAAGCCAGGATAACCCATCCTTGACAAGGCAGACCAAGACAGTCACAAAGACTGCTATTTAACTATTACCCATCGTGAGAAAAGCCTAGATACTGATCCCCAATAGCAGTCTCTCCAAATTCATCTTTGCATGTGAACCTGCACCAATATTAGTAAAAACTTTCCacaaaattctgaaataattaCTCCTAGACTATGACAAtttgttggttggttgattgttaggggttttttcccttgcagaacTTGGATGATCAGCAGtctaacttaaaaaaaaaaaaaaaaaaaaagaacaaaccacCACAACTAAAAAAAACTtacaatgctttttttttcttatcagccAATTCAAAAGGTAACAATAACTATTTCAGCCACCCTTCAATTACTGTTTCACTTATTTCAAGTGCTTGAGCTCAGATTGCTTCACTGTAATTATGGATGTCTGTCCATAACTCTGTGCCTGGTTACCACAAACATCCTTTTAAGTCTCTTCTAAGGAAGAGGGAAGACATCAGCCTTCTACCACTGCCAGCAAGACAGTAGCTGTAGTACAAACACGGATTCAATACCCTGCTCGCAGTGTTATCAACATGACATACACTGGTAccaagttttaaataaaatggcACTGCATGCTTGTACCAGGATTCAGTTAAAACATAATTTGTAGTGGATGAAACAGTAATTTCATCCAAAGTGGTTTCCAGATCTAGTTCCCCACACAAACACATAAACTCTTCTCCCAGCAAATGAGGCACAGGCACGGACCTTACCACCCCCTGGCAGTAATGACAATCCCAGATAAAAGATAAGAATCAACTGTTCTGTCTTTGCACAAGACCTCTGTTCTATATGATAATTTGTCATATACAGGGCAAATAAACAATAGGTGACAACACCAGCACTACTTCTGCTTATACAGCCCTGTCAAAATCAGCAATTCCTCAACATACCCAACAcacactgaaacagaaaaacacaacagaCCAACTTCAATCAGACACTTGGTTACACTATTTCAGTGTTCCTGGGAAACACATTTGGACAAGAAATAACCTACTTCATGCCATCATCATTAGTTTCAGTACTTCCCACAGGAAGGAGCTCAAACCCTTGTGAAAACTGACTCCTGCATTTAGCTCCCCCTCTTGTCCAACACTCCAATGTGCCACCACTCTAAAGCTACCACAGAAGCTCAAGATCAGCCAAGACAGAGGCTCGCTAGCAGCAGTGGTGAGTGCTACACACAGATGGGCCTTCCAGAACACCCCCACAAAGCCATTCCACAGGAACCAGAGTAGCAGGCAAGGCAGTGAACTGTTACCTTCACAGCAATGCAGACAAAAGACAGGCTATGGAATTTCAATCCCACCTGCAAATTTGGAGAGAGGAGGGCATTGcagtgttatttatttatttattagggTTGCTCTGTAACTACATAGCTCTTATTCCATCTTTTGCTACAGACTGAAACAAGTGTTTGCTCCAGCAAGTCAATTCATACATAAAAACCAGTGGACtcccaaaaggaaaatttgtcAAGATGATTCTTATAAATCTGAGAGACCCATCAGcatccccagtgctgcctggatTGAGGCACCTGTTCTTCACTCCAGCACTGACTCTTCATCCAAGACAGCCTCTTGCCATTTACCAGCAgaacccagagcagggcagtaACACCACCCATGGGACCAGATACACCTCTTCTCTAGCAGCAGTCCACAGAATGGAGTCAGGGAGAAgttccaaaataaaaaggacaCTGCtacatttttaatagtttattaACACTTCAACCTTTAATAACTTTGAAGAAGGCCTGAAAGATAAGTTTTGCTTATTGACTTTGTCTTTTCCCCTTTGGCAAAATGTCACCTTTCAACTCCTCCCTCcaccctccctcctcccaggaGGATAATGAAGTTCCAAGCTGATGTTTGGTTGCTTCTTTTAAGTTGGCTTCAAACATAGCAGCAGAAACATGCAAGCCTGGGCAATAGTGTCTGTCAACAGCTTTTAGAGAATGAGTAGAAACACACAAATAATTTGTGCATTGATACAAATAACTTTTTCTTAAAGGAACTTTATAGATTTTTGTAAAAGTGGGTTAAATTTGGTGCCCAGAATTACTACAGCAGCTGTATCTTCTAGTTAGCTatgtttagtttttttccccctgaaccATACTACTCTTTTTAAAGTGCTATAttcataaaaatttttaaataactacTTTGCTATTGTATACTTGTATCATCTTGCCCTTTTCAGAAATCAGAAGAGCAACCTGCAACATATATTTAACTGAAATTAGGCATTTACCCTGACACAACTTTATGGGCATCATGGTCTGCTCATCTCACCAGGAGCAGGTGAAGAGACTGTATTTCCCTGTGCTTACATACACGAGTAAGCAGGCAGACAAAGCAAGAAGTTCTAACCATTTCAGGAACAAAGACAAACAATTTAATCCATATTACATAATTCACTGAATACAGCTGATCTCATCCAAAGTGACTCCTGAGAGCAAAATAGTTTTAGCATTACATTTTATATACAGCTATGAAGGGATTACGGGAAACCAAGACAGTCTCCTTAGAGCATTACTGAGAACTCCGGTTACAAGAGCGCTGTACACTTGAAAGCATCACTTAAACCACGACCAAAGTTTTACCATcaacttttttcttatttatgaaaaaaagttatttcactCTGATTTTATCATTACTTTTACCATATTCTGCTGCCAGGTATCAAAACCTGAGTCAGTTGCATTGagcaatgacttttttttctggttttaagtCCTCTAAGTGCTAGCACCTTTGAAAACCTCCACACACCATGCTGTAAACATTTTAAGATCTTCCAGAgtgttttgtgtggtttttctCCCTTCAATGCAGGAATGACTGCTCTATCTGAAGCAAACTACATCCTGCACAATATTGCTTTCGTTATTTTCCACGTAATCAGTTTGGAACAGGCTAAGAAAGTTTGATGTGGAAATGTTctgttagagaaaaaaatcagaagaaatacACCATTCTGAACCAGCGGAACCAAAATAATCAAAACCTTAACAGAGTTTTTTCCAGTCACTGGGATGGAAGGAGACTTGAATGCAGACACTGGAACAAGTAATTGGAAACATCAGTGCTTGCATGCTTAAGTGAAAACACAAGcagtatttgcattttctccATCATCTTCCTTGTACATGTGCAAGAGTTTATAAAAAAAGTTTATCACAGAGAGCTATGACAGAACAtgatgtaattaaaaaaaaaaaagcagtggaaatCAAAGGCAACCAAGATAACGTACATCTTTCCCAGAACATTTTTCTCAGCTACATAAGGTGTGCATATACCAAGGTCTAACACACTTAGCTGCATCACATCAAGTCAAGCTGTCCAAGAGCATACACAATTTTGCTTACAGGAGTATACCTCTTCCACAATTTTTCAAGTTTACAAGTAATTCCCTGTATTGGATTATGCTTACTCAGAAGTACAgataatattttgtttcaatacTACTGTTTGTTTTTATGACATATTCAGAGATGAGGCAAGATGTAAGATTAAGTGCAGGGAAGCATTTCAGACcccaaaaatgcattttttaaaacttagcTATACATGGTTAAAACAGGTAGATCTGCCAAGAGCTgcataaaatactttttatttcccAAAGGTGAGCAACTCAGAAAATATCAACTCTTCTGCATCATGAAATTCACTATGGGTGTCTGAATGTTCAACTTGCATTTTTTAGTATCTGCTAAGACAGAATTATAAACTGAGTAAGTTAATATATGTGAATTAAGTACCCTTAAGAAATCAAAGAATAATGTTGACTCCTGGAAGACACCCAGAAGATCCAAAGATGGAACAGAAGGTTGATTATTACACTCCTGCACAATCCAAGCAAATTGTTAATATATTGAAAACATTCATGTCTGGCATTTGCACCTGCTGGATATCCAAATTATTCTGTCCCAAAACAAGTTTGATAACCATCTTCTTTGTAGCTGAAAGCAGCCAGAAAAcagttcatttttttaaacaaatggaatggaaaccttttttttttctttcccaagcTTCAATTACAACAGTCAAAGCCAGAGACTTAAGCAAATAAACTTCAAAATAGCCATTTGTTACAAGTAGCAAATTACCATGAACAATGAACTTGTTAAGAATCCCCTCTAAAAGCACGACACACACAAACAGGCTACCCAGCAGAAAAATCTGttaacaattttatttcttttgtcatGTTAAATATTATGGGACAGGACTGTTAAGGATGAAGAACTCTCAACAATGCCTCACAaggaataagaaagaaattctgcCATGATATTAGCAAAGTAAGGTAAGGAGAAAATTTACACAGTAAGAGGCACCATTTCCCCCAGAATACCTCTTGTCATATTCCTGAATGAGTGGGATTAGCAATCTAATAAATCATTTGTCAAGAGGTAACAGCAacagataaaattttaaaggattattaaaataacatttacaaGACTCTGAACAATTTTCGAATTCTTattaaaaccacagaaagaaagaacaattcTTTATTTATGAATTTTCATAAAGGACTGACTGTGCAACTGATACCTGCTATTGATGACTGAATGTACAATTTTGTCCAGCAGCTGAACAGTCTGTCTTTTCAGATTGTGTTTTCTAACCGTGCGAGATCATTAAAGGCAAAGCCTGTTATGATGCTGTACACAAGAACGGCCGCTCGGGCCGTACTACCCATGATGTGGTAGGTAAACAAACCTTTTTCTGgccaagagaaaacaaaaaaaaaaccaaacaaaaaaaaaaaaaaaaccaaaatgaaaaaacaaacaaacaaaaacaaaaaaaaacccaaagaaaacaaaaaaaaaccaaaaaaaccccaacaaaacaaaacaaaaaaaaaggaagctgcAGTTTTGCATGCTTCTCTCACTCATTCTTTCTACAAGATGAACTTCCCTAGAAAGAATCCAATGAAAATGGCTGCAATTACAACAAGAAGTGAAGGAAGAGAATTAGAGCCATTATCTCTGAGGGCCAAAGCTGTGGGTGATCCAGATTTATCCGAGTGCGCTACCTTTCTGAGCCTCAAGCCTTCATcctgaggggaagaaaaaacacaggtggaaaaaaaaacataaatacatCACTAGGATAGTAAAAGCTGAACTCAAAAGGCCATATTTACTGCTGAATATTGAAatgaagcttaaaaaaaaccctcagcacATACAAAATTACATCACATCAAAATCCAAAATATGAACATAGAAAACCGTATTTTAAATAAGGACTGTAATTCACTAGTCTCTCTGCTTAAAAAATATACCAAAAATCTTGCCAGGCCCAATGAAGCATTCTGCTCTTACTTAGTATGTGTCAAAATTAAATAGCAGTAATTCCTGATTGTCAAGGAGAAATATCTGCTTTGTTTAGTGTCAATGTCATCAGAATAACAGGTGTGGAGATATCATATTATTTCATAGTTCTTTAAAAGGCTACCATGGCCAATAAAACTGTTCCAAAAGCAAATATATAGAAAAGACACAAAGTCATGTATTGACTAGTTACTGGTCACTGAAATGACACCTTTACATAAAGGTACAAGAAAGTAGTGTTTCCTTACCTCCTCTGGCCAAACAATTGCTCTTGCTCACTAGCTGTTTGTAATACAAAATATTACTGCTCTAGATCTCATTcattattaatgaaaaataaagcacttaTACAAAGCTACTAATTCAGTAGGTTTGACTTAAGGTAACTAAGGTCACCTTAAATAGGACCACTtcatttaagaagaaaattctgcagCTTCACTGTCTCCTCCATTACAATCACAAAGTCTCAATCACTGAAAAGTTcaaaatatacattatatacaGGACAGTAATGTCATATTATGAATTGATCTTGACATTCTAACAGCTTTATCTACTTGCTGGAGTATACATCTTTTGGCCTAATTAGAAACCAGACCTTTCACTCAAGAAGAGTGAAGCCACTTCAGTATAAACGTGGATGCAGAACTTACTCTCAGGAGCCGATTTTCATCTGTCAGCTTCATAATCTCTGCCTGAAGTCTTTTGCACTCCTCCACAAGCTTCCTTGTTTCAGTGTCATTAAGTGAAACACTGTGTGGTTTTGGCATCGGTCCATCCTGCTTAGATGTGTTCAGTACTGGGGCAGATTTGCTTGCATCTATATCATTCTGTAAACATCAAGAATAATTTGGGAATTTACTTACCTAGAGAAAAATCATCCACAGCTTAAAAGTGAAACAATGAAGCTACTAATATAGTTCAATGATGTTTATATTTACAGTAAGCTGAACAGACACACTGACAGTTCAATTCTGATTAGCTCAAGTAttaaaaaagcaagagaagatTGCACCGTTTACCTGGTACTACACTCTACTGAGACACAAATTAATACTTTAGCAGTTCAACACTGACCCAGGAGGCATGCAAAAGAGGGCATAAAATACACCAAAGAGCATTTGAActtggagggggggggggaaataaaagcaagaaagtAATCCTGcaatagtaagaaaaaaaaagtaaaaaagtaaaatcataACAGGTCATGTCACAAACTCCTATGAAGTATGTGTGACACAATGTTTTGCGCTTGTAATACCTCTTAGTGACGGAAAATAAAGTGCTGCACAATGATGAAAATTAAGTCTGACAGCATCCTAAATACACATTACTAATTTTGAAGAGCcacaaaaagctgtgaaaagaaCAATACTAAAATTAACTATCTAATTCCCACAGCTTTGCCCAAAACCACacaatcatagaatagtttggatGGGAAGGAACCTCAAAGAAGATCTAGTTCCACTCCCTTCCCCCCCTGGCCCACTACAGGCAGGGACAATTTTCACCAGATCAGATGCTAAAAGCCTGATCCAACATAGCCTTGaacaccttcagggatgggacatccacaatttctctgggtAACTATTGAAATAAGATCCCAGTATTACTGAATGGAACATGCCTGGcctcgtctgacccttgctgctggaccaaaggtggcagctgtggtgtttcacctcagagacacctctGGCTGACTGGATGTTGCAGCTGGGCACTTGGGACAGGTCCAGGCATGAAGGAACTCAGCTTTAGCTCTGGTGGAAAGGCCTTAGGTGATggtgaagggaaaaggagatggattCTGCCAGAGGGTTtaatccagagctttattccagGGTCACAGATCTCTGAATCTTGTGATATTCCAACACAACAGAATCCTGATCCGTGGTTGCTGTGTCTTTTAAGCCtaggggagagggggaaggaaggataGGTAtgccaccaaccaggtaggaggggggaaggctcaggggacaagtGACACCTGGATAGGCCAACGACCTCAGGGCTGagaagcatcttttgaacttttgccAATCAGACGATGCCCTTGCTAGAATGTTAAGACTGAcggacagcacttagcaagggggcaagggggagggggaaggtattggcacacctgggagggactgggatagctgaaacaggatattgcatcacactgcaacaggtaacctgttccagtgcctcactatTTCCTGAGCAAAGAATTTCCTCCAAACGCCAAACCCAAATCTTTCCTCTTTTAGTTGAAAATTATTCCCCCTTGTGCTATCAGTATCTGCCTGTGTTAAAAGTTGCTGCAATGAGGTGTCCAtggagcctcctccaggctgaacaaccccagttctctctgcctgtcttcataggagaggtgctccagccctctgaggaTCTTCAagtccctcctctggacctgctccagaaGGTCCACATGCTTCTTATGCTGGGGAACCCAGAGCTGGACTCAGGATTTCAGATGGGGTCTCACAAGGGCAGAGTATAAGGAGGGAGAATCTcttcccttgacctgctggccacatttCTTGTGGTGCAGTCCCAGATGCAATTggttttctgggctgtgagcacagcactgtAGATTCATGTCCAGCTTTTCAACCATGAGAACCCTCAAGACCTGGCAAGCCTGACTGCCAGTGAAGGTTGAGGCAAAGAAGTCAGTGGgtacctcagccttctccataTTTGTTGTCACCAGTTCTCCTTTCTTGTTTATCAGCGGGGTTCACTCTCcttgtcctttcttttctaaTATACTCCACACTTACAGAATCCTTTCTTGTTAATCTTCACATCCCTTTTCATCTGTAACTTAGTTTTCCTGATCCCACCCCTACACACCCTCATGTACTTCCCAAGTCACACGTCCCAGCTCCCACTGGCTGTGCATTACCTTCTTCCGCAATGCAAGGAGCAGATCCTTGCTCAGCCAGGCCATTTTCTGGCCTGCCTCCCTTGATTTCTTACACATGAGGATGGAGAGCTCTTGCACTCTAAGAAAAATGGCCTTAAAGAGTTGGCCCTAAAAGGGCCTTAAGCCCCTTAAGAGTGTAAAGAGAtgactttttaattaaaaagtaagCTCCTCTGTCCCTAGGGACAGTTTCTTAGGAGGAAGTACAAAAGGAGGTAGTTTTGTATAGCTCATTACATTTCTCTCACTACATTACACACTTTATAAAATTAAAGCCAGAAAGTAGACAACTAAGTGCCTTGATAATAAATGCTCAACCtttatatttttactgtttaaCACACATTTAGGAAGTTTACACCTTCATCTCATAAATTATCCtttccaaaaaagaaagaaaaaacaataaaccaaccccaaaatccccaactACAAAGCAATCCCTACACCCCCTTCCCCTCAAGATTAAACTGAGATTGCATCTGAGAACtataaagtataaaaataacaaaaatacagttttttgCAACAGCTCTCCATTGTTGGAGTTTTTAAAGATGTGGTTGGACAGAGTGCTCCCTCTGGGACAAGATCTTGGACCACAAGGTACTTCATGGTCCCTTTAAACCtgggatattccatgattctgtgaatcctTAAAAAGTTATATACTGAACACTCCTCCTGTCTAATTTAGTGCAAATTCCATCAATTCATTTAGTCATTAAAtcaaataagttaaaaaaaccctgaaatttcTGTGAGAGCCTACCAGTCAGTGTATGACAGTTTCTTATTCCTTACTTACCAGTTTATCATTTTCATTGGGCATTTCAAACACACATCTCAATTTGGAGTCCATCAACTCATCAGGTTTCGCTTCTTTCCACTAAGAAAACAATTAATACAGTTATTTAACATGCTGCACTCATGCAAACATCTCAACAGTTCACAAGATTGCTCTTAGCACTGACCTCCTATACAGCTGAATAGCATGCTTACCCTCCCTGCAATTTTCAGACTTGCTTATGAACAATGCTTTTTTGTTCACACGCACTGCTGTGAAGTAACAAAAGCTAGAGATGGTTATTCAAGtctggaaatgaaaaagagTAAACTGAATGCAAGGATAGATCCATCAGAGGTTTGTAtgacacagggaggggacaatACAGTGGTTTCTTAACACACAACAAGAAACAAGTAGCATCTGAGtcagtttgaaaagaaagttCTAGCCCTATTATGCC of Molothrus ater isolate BHLD 08-10-18 breed brown headed cowbird chromosome 1, BPBGC_Mater_1.1, whole genome shotgun sequence contains these proteins:
- the VAPA gene encoding vesicle-associated membrane protein-associated protein A, with product MAAAGALAKHEQILVLDPPTDLKFKGPFTDVVTTNLKLRNPSDRKVCFKVKTTAPRRYCVRPNSGIIDPGSSVIVSVMLQPFDYDPNEKSKHKFMVQTTYAPPNITDMEAVWKEAKPDELMDSKLRCVFEMPNENDKLNDIDASKSAPVLNTSKQDGPMPKPHSVSLNDTETRKLVEECKRLQAEIMKLTDENRLLRDEGLRLRKVAHSDKSGSPTALALRDNGSNSLPSLLVVIAAIFIGFFLGKFIL